A window from Deinococcus misasensis DSM 22328 encodes these proteins:
- the leuB gene encoding 3-isopropylmalate dehydrogenase: MPKIVVLPGDGIGPEIVASALEVLKVVAPDLEYEEHKFGGASIDAYGEPFTAATQEAVKNADAVLLGSIGGAQDSHWNTLPRHLRPESGLLALRKALGVYANLRPIKVYEGMEHLSPLKPELARGVDVLIVRELLGGVYFDPERYIREDEGFNAMRYRTHEVERIARVAFKAAQGRRNKVTSVDKANVLEVSEFWRREVVKVQQSEYSDVALNHEYVDSVAMLLVTNPSRYDVIVTENLFGDILSDLGAVLPGSLGLMPSASLGDGAGLYEPIHGSAPDIAGQGIANPTATILSAALMLRYSLNRPEAADRIDAAILKALNENPTKDLGGTAGTQQFTETVLNILKAPVTA, translated from the coding sequence ATGCCTAAAATTGTTGTCCTGCCCGGAGACGGAATCGGTCCCGAGATTGTTGCCAGCGCCCTTGAAGTGCTGAAAGTGGTCGCCCCTGACCTCGAATATGAAGAGCACAAATTTGGTGGAGCGTCCATCGATGCATACGGCGAGCCGTTCACTGCTGCCACGCAGGAAGCCGTGAAAAACGCCGATGCGGTGCTGCTGGGCAGCATTGGAGGGGCTCAGGATTCCCACTGGAACACCCTGCCCCGCCACCTGCGCCCCGAGTCCGGCCTGCTTGCCCTGCGCAAAGCTCTGGGTGTGTATGCCAACCTGCGCCCCATCAAGGTCTACGAGGGCATGGAGCACCTGTCTCCCCTCAAACCCGAGCTGGCCCGTGGTGTGGATGTCCTGATCGTCCGAGAATTGCTGGGTGGCGTCTACTTCGACCCCGAGCGCTACATCCGCGAAGACGAGGGCTTCAATGCCATGCGTTACCGCACCCACGAAGTCGAGCGCATTGCCCGTGTGGCTTTCAAAGCCGCTCAGGGTCGCCGCAACAAAGTGACCAGTGTGGACAAAGCCAACGTTCTGGAGGTCAGTGAGTTCTGGCGTCGTGAAGTGGTCAAAGTCCAGCAATCTGAGTACAGTGATGTGGCCCTGAACCATGAATACGTGGACAGTGTGGCCATGCTGCTGGTCACCAACCCGAGCCGTTACGACGTGATCGTCACCGAAAACCTGTTCGGAGACATCCTGTCTGACCTCGGGGCTGTGTTGCCCGGTTCACTGGGCTTGATGCCTTCTGCCTCTCTGGGCGATGGTGCAGGTCTCTACGAGCCCATTCACGGCTCTGCGCCAGACATTGCCGGTCAGGGCATTGCCAACCCCACCGCCACCATTCTGAGCGCTGCCCTGATGTTGCGCTACAGCCTGAACCGTCCTGAAGCAGCAGACCGCATTGACGCTGCCATCCTGAAGGCCCTCAACGAGAATCCCACCAAAGATCTCGGGGGAACGGCTGGTACGCAGCAATTCACCGAAACCGTGCTAAACATCCTGAAGGCTCCCGTGACTGCCTGA